The genomic region GGACAGAAAGCCAAGATTGGGCTTCTATGCTTTTACGCATGTACATCCGCTGGGCTGAACAGCATAAAATGAAAGTTGAGGTATTAGAAATTCATGACGGAGAAGAAGCTGGTATAAAATCAGCTACAATTCTCGTAAAAGGGCATAATGCTTATGGTATGCTAAAAACAGAATCAGGTGTTCACCGCTTAGTACGCATTTCACCTTTTGATTCGAACGCAAGACGTCATACTTCTTTTGCAAGTGTTTGGGTTTACTCCGTTGTTGATGATAATATTGAAATTGATATTTCAGAATCAGATATCCGTATTGATACCTACCGTGCATCAGGAGCTGGAGGACAACATGTCAACACAACAGATTCTGCGGTTCGTATTACCCATATAAAAACGGGTATTGTTGTTCAGTGCCAAGTAGAGCGTTCTCAGCATAAAAACAGAGCAACAGCTTGGTCCATGTTGCGCGCACGCCTTTATGAAGAAGAGCTTAAAAAGCGTGAAGCAGAAACCAATGCTATTGAGGCTTCTAAAACGGAAATTGGGTGGGGGCATCAAATTAGATCTTATGTTCTTCAACCCTATCAACTTGTTAAAGATTTGCGCACAGGTGTTGAAAATACTGATCCACAAACTGTCCTTAATGGTAATTTAGATGCGTTTATAGAAGCAGCGCTCGCTCAACGTGTTTACAAACAAGACCCCGTAATTGAAGAAAAGACTGAGTGATGATACCAATCTATCATATTAAAATCTTCACTGGTATTATTACTCGATCTATTAATTTTTAATCTATATATCAAATCATTAATTGGTAAAATTGAATTAAATCCAGGATTAAACATTGGACTCTTATCAAGAATATTAACTGAATTCGCAACCATTAATGAGATAATGCACGCGCAGCGGTTAAAACATTTTCGGCATGTCCAGATACATTAACTTTGCGCCATTCTTCTGCTAT from Bartonella schoenbuchensis R1 harbors:
- the prfB gene encoding peptide chain release factor 2 (programmed frameshift) is translated as MRAEIETLVDEIQQAIKLLRRHLDWDQSLKRLEYLNQKAEDPSLWNDTQQAQDMMRERQCLEDSINGIRLFTQTLEECIELIAMGEEESDEEIITDAENTIRKLKSEIDKRQIDLLLSGEADSNDTYLEIHAGAGGTESQDWASMLLRMYIRWAEQHKMKVEVLEIHDGEEAGIKSATILVKGHNAYGMLKTESGVHRLVRISPFDSNARRHTSFASVWVYSVVDDNIEIDISESDIRIDTYRASGAGGQHVNTTDSAVRITHIKTGIVVQCQVERSQHKNRATAWSMLRARLYEEELKKREAETNAIEASKTEIGWGHQIRSYVLQPYQLVKDLRTGVENTDPQTVLNGNLDAFIEAALAQRVYKQDPVIEEKTE